The following is a genomic window from Dermacentor variabilis isolate Ectoservices chromosome 11, ASM5094787v1, whole genome shotgun sequence.
AACCTTGAAAATTCTGTTGAAGCATTTTTTTGCCCACCTCTCATTGCTATACAGCACACAAAAAGAAGGGAAACTATGTTTCATGAAAATGTACAAAGCTGTGGAAAAAATGTTTATGAACCACATAAACTGTTAAAGACTGTTTTGCATGGCAGGAAAACTTCGTTGAAGCAGAGTTATCTTTGTAGTTACTGGGCTACGAAGCACTTGAAAGGGATTCAATGTATCTCAAGTGTTGCCCAAAAGCTTTTCAACCTGATAATTACTTTGCCATGTAAACAACTCTGTTCTGCACAAGTTTCACACGGGAAAGCTGGAACCATGTTAAATCAGAGCTTCTTGTCTTTGTGGGTACTAATGCATCGAAAAGGGATCCACAATCATGAAAAAGCACACAGTTCTGGATAAATGTTTGTGGCTAGCTTATGCAGAACATGGGTTCCAGATTCATGcttgaaaaagtgaaaatttTGCAATGGAGAGCTGTCTTGTAACCGCATCTTTTTCGTAAGCGCCATACAACTGCTGCAGTGATGAGCATGTATCAAGAGAGTTGTACCGAAGCATCATGCTTCGTTCCCAAAACCTTTTATGCCAACTGCACATTTTAAAATGTCATCCCAACCTGCGTAAAATACTTGAAATACTGAAACTGAACCATCCTTCCTTCTAGCCACAAAGTATTCATTGTAGACATTTTTAGTTTTTCACTTCTACTTGTTCTTTGTACGCACAAGCTCAAAGTGCAGTACACCAAAAATGCATACATTTAAGCACATTGCTGGTAGGCAAACAAGTTTACCTTCAGGTGCGGCTGATGTCAATTCAAGGTGCGCTGCCATGAAGCTAAACAAGGCAGATTCACATTAAATGTAGTCTGCATCGCTGGGAGAACATACTACGCTTCAAGCAGGCAGCAGTCGTCAATTCTGTGATAAGCGAATAAGTAAACTGTACCCCCGCTTCAAACCGGCAACTGCACAGAGTTCCTTATGTGAAGGTACGAATGTTGTAATGAATATGCAGTTGTTGCACAGTATTGATCTTGGAGTCTTTTTCCGAGAGTTTAAAGTGAGGGTGTAGGTTACATGAAGGAGTGGCAATGCACGCGACAGTACAGTACACAGAGCCACGAGAACATGATATCTGCCAATGTTAAGTGATAACTGGAAAGTCTATGACACAGGAATCCAACTTGATCTACAATATCAAACTGccatttcacaaaaaaaaaaaaaaaaatgagtgaaagCCCATGCAGTAAAAAGGCTGAAGCAAGAAATCTTTAAAATTTTTGCGCTTCAACACGCATCATTTTAGCTAAATTCACAGCAGTCAAAAAGCAATGCTTGTTGCAGGTTCATTTGCATACCAATCCTCCTCTAATGAATGTCAAGCGCTGCATAATGTTAAACAGATATAGAAGTTTCACAGCACAAAGGTTTCTGCACTAAGCTTAACAACAAAGAAGGCTTCAATCGACCCCCAATAACACCAGACAGTGCTTTCCAGTTCACTTTTATCTCCTTTGTGATGTAACGCACTATGAACTaaacaggagaaagaaaaaaagtcaccCAAGCTTTGGGCACAGTAAACCTGCTTTTTCATTATGCaacaacaaagaaagcaacatTACACGTTTATCAATGCCAAACTATGGCCTTCACAATTTCTCCTTTGCCAGCTAACaaactagacaaaaaaaaaaagaagtgagaaaaGATGAGAATGCCCCAGCTTTCAGCATAGCAAAACTGTTACAATTGCAGAACACTGTATTACTATGCATAACTTTGCTACCAGGGCAGAATTTGAAGCAAACGAACCCCTTCTTCCTTGTAGTCAACTTGGTTTTCTCATAGGTAGACAGAGAGAGgaatgaaaaacaaagaagttgaAGGAAAAGAAACGGAAGCACGATCATTGTGCGTGCAATTGCAGTGACCACTACAATGCTAGATTTCCAGCTGTCTACTGACTTTTGGCAGACGAGCCCCGATGCTCCAAACGAACGTCAAAAGAAAATGCCCGAACTTTGAATAAAGCAAAGGCGGCAACGCACTTCCATCATACCAGCATAACTGTGCATAACACGGTTGGCAGAACACAATCTGAACCGGAGGACTTTTTTCTCCCCTTAGTTATTCACCTCCTtcaagaaaaatacagtcagggggaaaaaaaaagacacgaacaTTCTGCATGCAACTGTGGTGACAGCACACTTCTGGACTTTCAGCTGTCTGCCGACCTTAAGCAAACGGGGCCACTTTCTGCTATGCTGCAAGTTGCACAGCAGCATCATCCGCCTTTCATTTGTGCAGGATCCAAGATTGCCCCCAAACGCTTGCTGGATCTCAGTTCCAGGTTTCTTTTCGCACCAGCCCTGGGAGGAGATCATGCCTCTGCTTTGACGGCACTGTTGGCGGTCGGCGTCGTGGCAGCAGTATCGGGGGGTGTGGGAATttcgttgttattgttgttgtttgccACGCCCTCGCCAGCAGGGCCTTCTGTTGGCTGTACGTACTTCCACAGACCGTACGTTTTTCCAACCGTTGTCTGCCAGAGCCTCAGGGTTCCATCTTCGCTTCCGCTCGCATACAGCTCGCCGTCGGGGGAAAATCTTACGCAGTGCACGGGTCCGAAGTGTCCCTTGAATGATTCTGAAATGCAAAGAGTATCACTGTCACGCTAACACCTGCCACAATAAAGAATTTACTGCATTTTTTATCAGCGAAGATCAATTTTAGAGATTTCAGGACTAAAAAGCCCAGAGAATGGCCTCACCCAGCTCTGTTCCAGTTTCATACTCGAACTTGTACATCTTGAAGTCCTCGCCTCCACAGACAAAGAAGGACTTGTCAGGCAGCAGGGATGCTGAGTTAACCTGGCTTGGAATCTGGAACTCCTTCAGTTTTTCCATGCTATTGTGTGAGAAAGACATGCCAGTCAGACAACCGAAACACAAGTGCAAGCGTCTGCTAGTAAACAAAAGCGGTGACAACCATGCAAGCATGTATGCTACACTGCGTTTTTTAGCCATGATATAAAGCCGATTGGCTCCTATGTAGTATGTTTACATTTGATACGTCGCCATTCTGTAATTTTCCTGCATTTGAATGCAGTGGTCTCATAAATGTAGCGGTGCAGAGGCAAATTCACAAGTATGAAATGCAGGAAgtatgtacagtcgccgaccgtttatttggacctcacggggactgcgaaaatgtccgaataaacaggtgtccgaaaaagcagattaagaaaaaaaaaataaaatcctttatttccacgcacttattcgggctcggcagtaggcttggaagaaatcgtgaatgcgccgttgcacgctgttccgtttacgcgcaatcagataagcctgaatctcggagagggtcgtacggtcactataggcggctgaaagcgcagtcactgcttgtgcacgctccgcatgcgacggcagcgtagcacatggtgcgtcatcttccgactcggagtcatcgtctggcggtgcagcagaaacctgacgaatgatcttgccgtcgtcaagtactgcgcatgtcaatacagcagtgtcagcacctatgaaactgtcaaatgagacggtgtccggaatcgcaatgccaccactgcgcaggtctcggcagaacattttccgcgtcagtagggtgcacatcggaaggcgacaagtcttaggcctcccggcacccgcttgccggcattccccagcacagtctgcgcgggcactgtcggcgccattagacccttgacgcgatgtttacgtatgccgcgttggatcaccgaaacctcgacacagcacacaaagcaaacaccaccgtgccgacaccagtcgcacaaacgaaaaacgcggcctgctcgcagcgtcttgcgcgaagaaacaaatcagctgctggattgtcttgatatggcttactaagctgaaaccggaactgctgcagagccgctctatctaaccagacagaaacgatgatgatgagcggggatttccagtagcgccaattcgtggggcagcaaggaagctccgttcaaaacaaaaatggcgttcagcaagtcgaaccatgtaccggtcagagtcggtgcatggtccTCGACctaaaggagtgtccgaaaaatcagacgagaggttgcaaggtgtccgaactttcggcagttgttatacattatggtctatggggagaatggcggtgccgcgaagctgaccgaataatcgggcatgtccgaatttttggagtccggaaaatcggtcggcgactgtaattgTCAATTTCAATAAACCTGTCACAATGCGACTGTAGTTTTTGCTGGCTCTTAATAATCTGCTTCAGTGCAACACAaccgtgttatgcggtgaagtATGTTAACGAAAAGGGGTTATTGTCAGAGAACATAGTAGATGTCCCATAATTATACACATGCGCAGAGCTGTTCCTGACATTGCTGCGGTGATCTGGGGGTTCCCCCACTGTCACATTTCCCCGACTATTACATCTGTTTTCGATGGTCCCCTGAAAAACACATCAATGGGGTTCTACTGCATAACAAGCCTTGTATAACACTGTACGTATCATGAATGAGAAAGGAAACtgagggcccaatttttattagtcacatcacaagaagccaacattATCCTCAATGTCAttggtttgttggcttctgatgatattgCATATATCAAGAATTGAATCAACATATTaaattatttgttgtattttGCCCAATGTGCATCAATGAATAATTACCAGTGCTTTATTCTAATAGATAATATTTAAAAAGCAGGAACTACCAGTTGATGAAATCAATTGGAGGGGAGGTACTCTAAATATATATTTATAACACTTGCAGTAAACAAACAGACAAGAGGGAACAAGATGCAAAATGTCTGCATTGGCCACTGTTTagcatgctgatttttttatttgctcacACATTATCTAGTGTCAGAAAAGATAAAAGCCTAGCTTGTTGTTAGAATTGCATTAGGAGGCCACCACAGAACATGGATGAAAGCAGCAGCTATATCTGTAGGCGTGGTGTCGAGAGAGCAGTTTTATTCTGCCATGCCTTCGACGAGACGGCAGATGGCACTTGACATATTGAATATCACCCACTGGccactctacgcattacatgataaGAACAGAACATGACATGGATTGTTACCAAAAAAAGCCCCTGCATGACTTAATCCAAACAGGCAACGTTCCAATACATTCTGAAGATGACAAACTAAAAATGGATGCTACATAAAATTCCACCATTGAACAAAGGAGACTACTCTAGACAATGTCAAACTCCGGATACTGTAAAATTTGTGATCCAGTCATTTGCTTTGTCTCACATGGTGGCTACGATTCCACCGATAGGCTCAAAATGCCAACATGGCAGATTTTCGCAGTCCTCAGAATAACGCACCAGGACAGACTACTTGAACATAAAGCAGATGACAGACACAAGCTCTTGTGTTTGCCGCCAACATTATATCCTGCCCTGAACGGCATCAGCGACTTATCATGCACAAACAAAGCCAAGTTAGTGCTGGGTACGCTACTACAGCCTGGGATCCTGAGACCGACACTCCGCACACAACAGTCGACCCCAAACTATGAGCAACCCATCAAATGTTCTGAACTGAACGTGCTGAAAACAATAAAGATTTTAGTGAGATAAGATATTCTCAAAGCAGGTGCACATGAATCTTGGACTACGAAGGACAGGATCACAAACATGAATAAACAAGACTGAATGAGTGACATGCATTTCACTAATTCAAATATTGTTTCTTTGCatcttaagcatgaaatgcttttagctcctgttgtcaaCGACCTTCAAGTGatcttgagccaaaagccagagctgttATCCGGGTACTGAAATGAGAACAACCAGGCAAGTTGCGAGAATAAAATTTTATCAtctgggcaaccagtcaaaacttgaGAAAATGTAGTCTCTGACCCACAACCCTCTGTACAGGactgcattacatacgctagttattgCCCAAACAAGctacaacaaaaaaaatatatattgctaccgagttcttcctaatgtcaGTTCACAATATCACACAAGCTGCAACATCTAGTACGCTAAGCTTTGTCATTTCCTATggtgacgttcaaaaggcagatacagggcaccacaCACTTCagtgtcatcttttggcgctgagacaacATTTCCTGTGCTCTCTTCAATGCCAAcggtccgcgagttccgcggcACGGGTTTTGTGTTGcatcgagagatggcgccacaatgcGTGGCACCTCCTCCAGGcgattttcttctagctgggcagtgcactccatctccctggcgtcttttgcTGCTGGTTGTGCCGCCTTCAgcctgttttcttcttctagctgggcagcgttcatatggaccagtgcacggtatggcgtggtgcagtgtggtgatgtgtgccattgcgaacatgcgctacacccattttaagattgtagctagtatcatctccaacaaACCTGCTTTGCAGGTTGCCATTTcacgcttacatctactctcgatcaCAGGAGAGCAGCAATTTTTTAACCCTGTCGTTCATGTAGTTACGCTAGCGCAAGAAGCGTGAAATCTCACTAACCCAGTTTAAGCATAGTTAACTGAAGCACAGCCAGTTGTAGTCCAGTAAGTTTAAGATTTGATGAAATTTTTGGAGAAGGAAAAATGTCGTTTTGGAGCAGCCACACAAGCATTTTGGAGCAAATTCGGAGCGAATTCGGAGTCCAGTAATTGGTCTTTTTGGAACACCTGGAGTAGTACAGCAATAATTTGCAACCATTTGGTGAAGCTTATTATTACTGCGCAATCAGTAAGTGGTGCTCAAGtgtgaagcaagacacaaagccaacTGCGACCAATTAAGCTTGTCTTCCCACGGATGGTACACCGTGCATGGTATCGTGCAAACATTTATTTGGCTAGGCAAGTAACTTAACTTTGTAAACAAATAAAATTTTGCAGGCTAATGAGAACAAAGACATGCACCTGGGCACAAGATAGACATAAAATTAAAAATGAGCTAGAACAACTTGTGTAGTCAGGCACAAGACAAAAAGTGACGGCAAATGTCTTATGCGCATTCCAAATAACAGATGTGACTTGATATGCTTTACCGCACAAGAGAAAATGTGTATTATGCCCAATAATAATTCTAGAAGCTTGACAAGAAACTGTCTGTTTATGAACAGCGCTAAGAAGAGATGCCTCCTTATGGCGTGTCGCAAAGAAGATGCTGATGGTGGTGGAGAACACCATTGGTACCATCCCGTACACGCTTTCGTTGCGAGGCAATTTGTTGGCTTCCCGTGTGCCGTGTGGCCTCCTCGAATAGATACGCATAGATTCGGCGCAAAACCGTTAAGTTTTGTTACCGATACCTGACTGACCTGTCGAAGCACcaccttttactgcccccaagggctgaaattgccacaggcacgtctgaagcagctctgaaggtctgccagTACAATTATTAGGCGTATTaatgctcgtactgtgatagcagatggtgggtgcacgcgtgtataattaaggcatACATACAGTGTCTcgtgacaattgcctcttccaactcttggtatgcttcaccgcaatatttAGTGTATGCTTCCCCACGTATCTGCGctatattgaggcgaagctgactttcgggaaccggtatTACGCAACGTGTCGTGCTTTCCAAACTTCGAAGCTATCGGCAAGGATTACAAACGTGGAGTTGGCACCATCGCTAACAATGgcaaattttttattgaaaaacatGGCACTGAACAGAAAAGATgcttggtagcgaacgtcaaagtagctaggcctagtgttgTCGAGGTGATGACTGTGGCTGCCAGCGGACCTGCGTGCGAAAGTGATTTACTGCTCTAAGCTGCTAGACAAAAtgacggcggtggtggctttgataaaTGCCGTTTCGGAGCTAGAGTCATGGCAAGAAGTCTGGAAAGTCAAACGGCGAAGGGTTATCGCATTTGAAATTTCAGAGGTTCTTTACACTGACTTTATGGGGTACCGTGGCAGTGCCGCAAAGACATCCGAATTATCGGACGTCCGGAAAATCAATTGTTGACTGTAGTTGCATAACCCTACTTTTTGAAAAATTGCAGTCGTGAAAACGCgaaaataccgcacttttgcGCAGTTGGCGCAGATGGCACTTGAGTGGGCGCTGGCAGGAGCAGGCAAGTCGAACTGTAGCAAGATGGTGCAAATGGGGCAGTTGGACCACCACTGCTGATTGAAAACACCTATTTTCAGCCTGCCCAGGATTTTTCAAACAGTAACCGGAGCTCACAATGCTTGCTTATGGTAACCGAATTTCAATCTGTGACTTCTTTTCGCTGAAATTGCGCCGAATATTGCCTGCACTTTGGAATTGGATACAATAAAACCAAAGCCGCTTTCACGACATTCATATACTTCACCGCACAACCTAAATGTACTGCGGCAAAACTGACTTTAGAAAACCGGCTGTCATTGTGCAACACAATTTTCTCGCTAAAAAATCAGGAGCATGTTAGATTTATACTTTCTTTAGGAGTTTAATGcaattaataattttttttcatttggacacatagaaagtgtGCCCAGGGTCGAATTAACCGAAGTTGACTGTATTGCAGACTGAAAAATTCATGGGTGCCCCATCGATCATTTTGTGAGGTACCACATCTTCACAACACACTCGCACCATGTGGACATACACGCCAAGCACATGCTCATGAAAGTTTCAACCGCTTAGTGAATGCTTGGAAATGTTTCCTTCCTTCAATGTGAAATTAACAGCTATCAAAATCGCAACATCAtttcgcaatttttttattttgaagcTTTATTTCGGTACCTGCATCAACTTCCACTCCTTGTTTGCTAGTTGTACTGGTATAATGCCACTCATATATTGTTTTATTAGTCTTGCACTTCCTTAATACAAATTTTGATTTCTTAATGTTTTTGCCGATCTTGTCTTAGTAATGCCTCTCTCACTCAATGCCTTGAACAGAGTCTGTGAGGtattttcaaacaaataaaacaaatacaTAAACGAACACTCACGTTTCAGTGCTCCATGTACTGACCAAGTGGCCGTGGGTGACCAAGAGCATGCTGCCGTCCGGGGTCAACTCCAGGTCGCTTGGGGCACTGGGCAGATCCAGCTTGCCCACCTCTGCGCCGCTCACGTAATCCCAGAACCTGAAGGTCCAATGTTTGCCATAGTCAGACTCCGTCAGAGCAAACAAAACTAAAGGCTCTTCACATTAAATTGCCACTGAAAGGACTTGTGGGAGCATGTTCAGGCCTGTCTTGCAAATAGTGTCAGTAATGTACGCACTCCTTGTCGAGCATCGCTTCAGGTGCATGCTGACGGAAATGTAGTATACAAGCGGACAATAATTTGTGGCAACGAATGAAAAGCTATGGAGGCAAGGCCTGCACGCATGGCAGCACTCCAAAAAAGTAAGTCTCGTTCGCATCTGTCTCATTCGCAACACGGGAAACCAAGAACATCAACCATCTTATTGACTATGTTGCTTATATTAAAATAAGACACAAATTGCAACCACTCGGTCTTAAACTGAGATAGAAATTATTTTGCTTTACTTATCCACAATTTAGCAAAGGCAAAGTTGTTGCCAAGTAGCAAGTTACATCAACTCATCATCTGCTACGAGACACACAAGGTGCTATCGTACTCTACGGGACTACTTGGTGCATTCACATGTTCACAAGCTGTAGCTGTAgccccatagctttcccttcattgtgGCTGAAAGTATTCCGCCGGTAAAGCGAGGTGAAAATGCTGTGCACTTTAGCGAATGACGCCTGTTGCCTCAGGTTTAGATGCCCTAATATTGCATCTTTTAAGCTTACTTATTTTTGTGGAAATAGACATATGACAAACAAGCAGCTTCAGACAAGAGGCTTTACGAACCAGTGCAAACACCAGGTATGGAGCGTTAACACAGGTAAAAAAAAGCAGGTTTTTATGGTAGCAAATCAATGCCTACTGCCTCTTATATAATGCCTAATGCCAGCTGTATATAAGACAAGATGTAAAGCTCCTACTCTGACAGTTATAGGATTCACAGCAAACAAAGAGGGCCCAGTTTGACATACAACTCTCGAATGAATGAATATGACCGCAAGTGTACAAAATAAGCGCCCTTGGTCCTTTCTTGCAATGGTCTGCATGTCTGGCATCACTGCATGGAACCTGCAATACTCCCTTTCCCCTACACTCTATTTTTCAGATAGGCCAAAGAGCCGTCCCTCTTGGGTATTTTTATTCATCTTTCGAACAACCTGAA
Proteins encoded in this region:
- the wmd gene encoding serine-threonine kinase receptor-associated protein wmd, with translation MAGLRQTPLTCSGHTRPVVDLCFSKLSSTGAYYLISACKDGKPMLRQGDTGDWIGTFVGHKGAVWGVALNRDASRAATGAADFTAKLWNAVAGEELHTFSHPHIVRSVDFDPDGNKLLTGSNDKSLRIFDVNKVDAEPTVLKGHTSAIKKVLFLQDEKRFVSASDDKTVRFWDYVSGAEVGKLDLPSAPSDLELTPDGSMLLVTHGHLVSTWSTETMEKLKEFQIPSQVNSASLLPDKSFFVCGGEDFKMYKFEYETGTELESFKGHFGPVHCVRFSPDGELYASGSEDGTLRLWQTTVGKTYGLWKYVQPTEGPAGEGVANNNNNNEIPTPPDTAATTPTANSAVKAEA